Genomic DNA from Procambarus clarkii isolate CNS0578487 chromosome 34, FALCON_Pclarkii_2.0, whole genome shotgun sequence:
tgtaccaacgttgctgtgtaccaacgatgctgtgtaccaacgttgctgtgtaccaacgttgttgtgtaccaacgttaatgtgtaccaacgatgttgtgtaccagcgttgctgtgtaccaacgttgctgtgtaataacgatgctgtgtaccaacgttgctgtgtaccaacgttgctgtgtactaacgatgttgtgtaccaacgttgctgtgtaccacgttactgtgtaccaacgatgctgtgtaccacgtTACTCTGTACCAACGGTGCTGTGTACAAACGTTGCTGTGTATCAACTTtgatgtgtaccaacgatgccgtGTATCAACATTGCTGTGTACTAAAGATGCTGTGTACTAAAGATGCTGTGTacgaacgttgctgtgtaccaacgttgctgtgtaccaacgttgttgtgtaccaacTTTTCTGTGTACCAACGctactgtgtaccaacgttgctgtgtaccaactatgatgtgtaccaacgatgccgtGTATCAACATTGCTGTGTACTAAAGATGCTGTGTatgaacgttgctgtgtaccaactttgctgtgtaccaacgttgctgtgtaccaacgttgttgtgtatcaacgatgttgtgtaccaacgatgctgtgtaccaacgaagcTGGGTACcagcgttgctgtgtaccaacgatggtgtgtaccaacgatgctcagtatcaacgatgctgtgtaccaacgatgctgtgtaccaacgttgctgtgtaccaacgttgctgtgtaccaacgttgctgtgtaccaacgttgttgtgtaccaacgttgctgtgtaccaacgttgttgtgtacaaacgttgttgtgtaccaacgttgctgtgtacctacgttgctgtgtaccaacgttgttgtgtaccaacgttgctgtgtaccaacgttgctttgtaccaacgttgttgtgtgCCAACGTTATTGTGTactaacgttgctgtgtaccaacgttgctgtgtactaacgttgctgtgtaccaacgatgctgtgtaccaacgttgttttgtaccaacgttgttgtgtactAACGTtggtgtgtaccaacgttgctgtgtaccaacgttgctgtgtaccaacgttgctatgtaccaacgatgctgtgtaataatgatgctgtgtaccaacgttgatgtgtaccacgttactgtgtaccaacgatactgtgtaccaacgttgctgtgtaccaacgttgctgtgtaccaacgttgctgtgtaccaacgttgctgtgtacaaacgttgctgtgtaccagcgatgctgtgtaccaacgttgctgtgtaccacgttactgtgtaccaacgatgctgtgtaccacgttactgtgtaccaacgatgctgtgtactaacgttgctgtgtaccaacgttgttgtgtaccaacTTTGCTGTGTacgaacgttgctgtgtaccaacgttgctgtgtaccaatgaTGCTGTGTGCCAACGTTTCTATGttacaacgatgctgtgtaccaacgttgctgtgtaccaacgttgctgcgtaccaacgatgctgtgtaccaacgttgcctcgtaccaacgttgctgtgtaccaacgatgctttgtaccaacgatgctgtgtatcaACGATGctctgtaccaacgatgctgtaccagcgttgctgtgtaccaacgttgctgtgtaccaacgatgctgtgtaccaacgatgctgtgtatcaACGatcctgtgtaccaacgatgctgtgtaacaacgatgctgtgtaccaacgatgctgtgtaccaacgatgctgtgtaccaacaatgctgtgtaccaacgttgctgtgtaccaacgttgctgtgtaccaacgatgctgtgtaacaacgatgctgtgtaccaacgatgctgtgtaccaacgaagctgtgtaccagcgttgctgtgtatcaacgatgctgtgtaccaacgatgctgtgcacCAACGTTGATGTGTTCCaatgatgctgtgtaccaacgtttctGTGTTCCAaccatgctgtgtaccaacgttgctgtgtaccaacgttgctgtgtcccaacgatgctgtgtaccaacgttgctgcgtaccaacgttgctgcgtaccaacgttgctgtgtaccaacgttgctgtgtaccaacgttgctgtgtaccaatgaTGCTGTGTGCCAACATTTCTTTGTTACAACGATGCTGTGTAAGaatgttgctgtgtaccaacgttgctgtgttccaacgatgctgtgtaccaacgatgctgtgtattaACGATGCTCTGtaacaacgatgctgtgtaccagcgttgctgcttaccaacgttgctgtgtaccaacgatgctgtgtaccaacgatgctgtgtgtcaacgatgctgtgtacaaaCGATGATGTGTAACAACGATGCTGTGTATCAACGATGctttgtaccaacgatgctgtgtaccaacgatgccgtgtagcaacgttgctgtgtaccaacgatgctgtgtaccaacgatgctgtgtaccaacgttgctgtgtaccaacgatgctgtgtacaacTATGCCGTGtagcaacgttgctgtgtaccaacgatgctgtgtaccaacgatgctgtgtaccaacgttgctgtgtaccaacgttgctgtgtaacaACGATGCTCTGtatcaacgatgctgtgtaccaacgatgctgtgtaccaacgaagcTGTGTACCAGCgtggctgtgtaccaacgatgcagtgtaccaacgatgctcagtatcaacgatgctgtgtaccaacgatgctgtgtaccaacgttgctgtgtaccaacgttgttgtgtaccaacgttgctgtctaCCAACGTTCCTGTGTACCAACgttactgtgtaccaacgttgttgtgtaccaacgttgctgtgtaccaacgttgctgtgtatcaacgttgttgtgtaccaacgttgctgtgtaccaacgatgctgtgtaccaacgttgctgtgtaccaacgttgttgtgtaccaacgatgctgtgtaccaacgatgctgtgtgtcaacgatgctgtgtacaaaCGATGATGTGTAACAACGATGCTGTGTATCAACGATGctttgtaccaacgatgctgtgtaccaacgatgccgtgtagcaacgttgctgtgtaccaacgatgctgtgtaccaacgatgctgtgtaccaacgttgctgtgtaccaacgatgctgtgtacaacTATGCCGTGtagcaacgttgctgtgtaccaacgatgctgtgtaccaacgatgctgtgtaccaacgttgctgtgtaccaacgttgctgtgtaataACGATGCTCTGtatcaacgatgctgtgtaccaacgatgctgtgtaccaacgaagcTGTGTACCAGCgtggctgtgtaccaacgatgcagtgtaccaacgatgctcagtatcaacgatgctgtgtaccaacgatgctgtgtaccaacgttgctgtgtaccaacgttgttgtgtaccaacgttgctgtctaCCAACGTTCCTGTGTACCAACgttactgtgtaccaacgttgttgtgtaccaacgttgctgtgtaccaacgttgctgtgtaccaacgttgttgtgtaccaacgttgctgtgtaccaacgatgctgtgtaccaacgttgctgtgtaccaacgttgttgtgtaccaacgttAATGTGTATCAACGATGTTGTGTACCagagttgctgtgtaccaacgttgctgtgtaataacgatgctgtgtaccaacattGCTGTGTACCAGCGTTGCTGTGTACTAACGATGttatgtaccaacgttgctgtgtaccacgttactgtgtaccaacgatgctgtgtaccacgtTAATGTGTACCAACGGTGCTGTGTactaacgttgctgtgtaccaacgttgttgtgtaccaactttgctgtgtaccaacgttactgtgtaccaacgttgctgtgtaccaacgttactgtgtaccaacgttgttgtgtatCAACGATGTTGTGTACCAACGGTGCTGTGTactaacgttgctgtgtaccaacgttgttgtgtaccaacgttgatGTGTACCAACTAtgatgtgtaccaacgatgccgtGTATCAACATTGCTGTGTACTAAAGATGCTGTGTacgaacgttgctgtgtaccaacgttgctgtgtaccaacgttgctgtgtaccaacgttgttgtgtatcaacgatgttgtgtaccaacgatgctgtgtaccaacgatgctcactatcaacgatgctgtgtaccaacgatgctgtgtaccaacgttgctgtgtaccaacgttgctgtgtaccaccgttgctgtgtaccaacgttgttgtgtaccaacgttgctgtgtaccaacgttgttgtgtacaaacgttgttgtgtaccaacgttgctgtgtacctacgttgctgtgtaccaacgttgttgagtaccaacgttgctgtgtaccaacgttgctttgtaccaacgttgttgtgtaccaacgttgctgtgtaccaacgatgctctgTACCAACGTTGTTTGGTACCAACCTTGTTGTGTactaacgttgctgtgtaccaacgatgctgtgtaataatgatgctgtttaccaacgttgctgtgtaccacgttactgtgtaccaacgatgctgtgtaccacgttactgtgtaccaacaatgctgtgtactaacgttactgtgtaccaacgatgccgtGTATCAACATTGCTGTGTACTAAAGATGCTGTGTacgaacgttgctgtgtaccaacgttgctgtgtaccaacgctgctgtgtaccaacgttgctgtgtacaaacgttgctgtgtaccagcgatgcagtgtaccaacgttgctgtgtaccacgttactgtgtaccaacgatgctgtgtaccacgttactgtgtaccaacgatgctgtgtactaacgttgctgtgtaccaacgttgttgtgtaccaacTTTGCTGTGTacgaacgttgctgtgtaccaacgttgctgtgtaccaatgaTGCTGTGTGCCAACGTTTCTGTTttacaacgatgctgtgtaccaacgttgctgtgtaccaacgttgctgcgtaccaacgatgctgtgtgccaACGTTGGTGCGTACCAACGTTgcagtgtaccaacgatgctgtgtatcaACGATGctctgtaccaacgatgctgtaccagcgttgctgtgtaccaacgttgctgtgtaccaacgatgctctgtaccaacgatgctgtgtatcaACGATGCTgcttaccaacgatgctgtgtaacaacgatgctgtgtaccaacgatgctgtgtaccaacgatgctgtgtaccaacgatgctgtgtaccaacgaagaTGTGTAGCAACGTTGCTGTGTAACAACGATGCTGtgaaccaacgatgctgtgtaccaacgttgctgtgtaccaacgatgctgtgtaccaacgttgctgtgtaccaacgttgttgtgtaccaacgttgctgtgtaccaacgatgctgtgtaccaacgttgctgtgtaccaacgttgttgtgtaccaacgttaatgtgtaccaacgatgttgtgtaccagcgttgctgtgtaccaacgttgctgtgtaataacgatgctgtgtaccaacgttgctgtgtaccaaccttGCTGTGTACTAACGatgttgtgtaccaacgttgctgtgtaccacgttactgtgtaccaacgatgctgtgtaccacgttactctgtaccaacgatgctgtgtatcaACGATGCTgtttaccaacgatgctgtgtaacaacgatgctgtgtaccaacgatgctgtgtaccaacgatgctgtgtaccaacgatgctgtgtaccaacgatgatgtgtagcaacgttgctgtgtaacaacgatgctgtgtaccaacgatgctgtgtaccaacgttgctgtgtaccaacgatgctgtgtaccaacgttgctgtgtaccaacgttgttgtgtaccaacgttgctgtgtaccaacgatgctgtgtaccaacgttgctgtgtaccaacgttgttgtgaACCAACGTTAATGTGTACCAACGATGTTGTGTACcagcgttgctgtgtaccaacgttgctgtgtaataacgatgctgtgtaccaacgttgttgtgtaccaacgttgctgtgtaacaACGTTGCtttgtaccaacgttgttgtgtaaGACGTTATTGTGTactaacgttgctgtgtaccaacgttgctgtgtaccaacgttgctgtgtaccaacgatgctgtgtaccaacgttgttttgtaccaacgttgttgtgtactaacgttgctgtgtaccaacgttgctgtgtaccaacgttgctatgtaccaacgatgctgtgtaataatgatgctgtgtaccaacgttgatgtgtaccacgttactgtgtaccaacgatgctttgtacgaacgttgctgtgtaccaacgttgatgtgtaccacgttactgtgtaccaacgatgctttgtacgaacgttgctgtgtaccaacgttgttgtgtaccaacgttgctgtgtaccaacgttgctgtgtacaaacgttgctgtgtaccagcgatgctgtgtaccaacgttgctgtgtaccacgttactgtgtaccaacgatgctgtgtactaacgttgctgtgtaccaacgttgttgtgtaccaacTTTGCTGTGTgcgaacgttgctgtgtaccaacgttgctgtgtaccaatgaTGCTGTGTGCCAACGTTTCTGTGttacaacgatgctgtgtaccaacgttgctgtgtaccaacgttgctgcgtaccaacgatgctgtgtaccaacgttgcctcgtaccaacgttgctgtgtaccaacgatgctttgtaccaacgatgctgtgtatcaACGATGctctgtaccaacgatgctgtaccagcgttgctgtgtaccaacgttgctgtgtaccaacgatgctgtgtaccaacgatgctgtgtatcaACGATCCTGTGTACCACCGATGCTGTGtaacaacgatgctgtgtactaacgatgctgtgtaccaacgatgctgtgtaccaacgatcctgtgtaccaacgatgctgtgtaccaacgatgctgtgtaccaacgatgatgtgcagcaacgttgctgtgtactaacgatgctgtgtaccaacgatgctgtgtaccaacgttgctgtgtaccaactatG
This window encodes:
- the LOC138370936 gene encoding uncharacterized protein gives rise to the protein MLCANVSVLQRCCVPTLLCTNVAAYQRCCVPTLVRTNVAVYQRCCVSTMLCTNDAVPALLCTNVAVYQRCSVPTMLCINDAAYQRCCVTTMLCTNDAVYQRCCVPTMLCTNEDV